The Echinicola rosea genome has a segment encoding these proteins:
- a CDS encoding exo-beta-N-acetylmuramidase NamZ family protein — protein MKQLKLILLLIFLPTFLGSWDISGSLLAKEAAAKRNSLAPILPGADQPEKYLPLLKGKKVGLVANQTSILTQKDNQHLVDFLLENDITVQKIFVPEHGFRGNADAGEVIKNDTDKETGIPLVSLYGSNKKPSEEALMDIDILIFDFQDVGLRFYTYISTMHYVMEACAEQGKAMIILDRPNPNGDYIDGPVLDPSYKSFVGMHPIPVVHGLTMGELAQMINGEGWLKNQVKADITVIPVANWDHGQHYSLPVKPSPNLPNDVSIRLYPSLCFFEGTDISVGRGTYFPFQVYGAPDPKYGAFTFTPESINGMSKHPPHEGKTCYGTDLRETPLSHQFTLKYLLEMYQKSGGGQQFFNNFFDKLAGSDQLRKDILAGKSEKEIKAGWKNKLDAYETMRKQYLLYK, from the coding sequence ATGAAGCAGCTAAAATTAATACTTCTCCTGATATTTTTACCCACCTTTTTGGGAAGCTGGGATATTTCCGGTTCACTGCTGGCAAAAGAAGCAGCCGCCAAACGCAATTCTCTTGCTCCTATTCTTCCGGGAGCAGACCAGCCGGAAAAATACCTCCCACTGCTGAAGGGCAAAAAAGTAGGGCTTGTCGCTAACCAAACGAGCATTCTCACCCAAAAGGACAATCAGCATTTGGTCGATTTCTTACTTGAAAATGACATCACTGTCCAAAAAATATTTGTACCCGAACATGGGTTTAGGGGAAATGCCGACGCTGGCGAAGTCATTAAAAACGATACTGACAAAGAAACGGGAATACCACTGGTCTCCCTTTATGGTTCCAACAAGAAACCTTCTGAGGAAGCCCTGATGGACATCGACATCCTAATCTTTGATTTTCAAGATGTAGGGCTAAGGTTTTACACCTATATCAGCACCATGCACTATGTAATGGAAGCCTGTGCCGAACAAGGCAAAGCGATGATCATCCTCGACCGCCCCAATCCGAATGGAGATTACATTGACGGGCCTGTCTTGGATCCTTCGTACAAGAGTTTTGTGGGGATGCACCCTATCCCGGTGGTGCACGGACTTACCATGGGTGAGCTAGCGCAGATGATCAATGGAGAAGGCTGGTTAAAAAACCAAGTCAAAGCAGACATCACCGTCATTCCCGTGGCCAATTGGGACCATGGACAGCATTATTCACTTCCCGTAAAGCCCTCACCAAATCTCCCCAATGACGTCTCGATTCGGCTTTATCCTTCCTTGTGTTTCTTTGAAGGCACAGATATCAGTGTGGGCCGCGGTACATATTTCCCATTTCAGGTATATGGAGCCCCAGATCCGAAATATGGAGCGTTTACCTTTACGCCTGAAAGCATCAATGGCATGAGCAAGCACCCTCCCCATGAAGGAAAAACCTGCTACGGCACTGATTTGAGGGAAACTCCCCTTTCACATCAGTTTACCCTAAAATACCTTTTGGAGATGTACCAAAAGTCCGGTGGCGGCCAACAGTTTTTTAACAATTTCTTTGATAAACTCGCAGGCTCTGACCAGCTGCGAAAGGATATCCTCGCTGGAAAATCTGAAAAAGAAATCAAAGCTGGATGGAAAAATAAATTGGATGCCTATGAAACCATGAGAAAACAATACTTGCTCTATAAATAA
- a CDS encoding ABC transporter permease, translated as MNLSYFIAKRISFKRTGGFTGTIHQIAVASIAIGLSILIIAFLILGGFKQVVSDKVFSFTGHYQVHKFTSHNAYENFPSSKNSQFYSNYKDYGYIKHIQDYAYKPGLLKGDEEVQGVVLKGVSEAFDEEAFSASLSEGRFIHFEEGGTASNEVVLSRNIADKLMLAVGDKVVMYFVQDPPRYRRFDIVGIYETYLEDFDDKMIIGDIQTIRNLNGWEDDQVGGFEVFLKDPKQIDDKEEALYEVIDYDLKVDKVTTMFIQIFDWLKLLNNNVYVFLGLILFVAAFNMIAILFILIMERTQMIGLLKAIGSTNRQIRKIFVWNGVRIIGRGMLLGNLIGLGIAWIQNSTHLISLDPANYYMSYVPIQWDWPIVIGLNVLILLVTTLVLFIPAMMISNVQPIKAIRFD; from the coding sequence TTGAACCTTTCCTACTTCATTGCCAAAAGAATTAGTTTTAAAAGGACGGGCGGTTTTACAGGGACCATACACCAGATAGCCGTTGCGAGTATTGCTATCGGCTTGTCCATTTTAATCATCGCATTTTTGATCTTGGGCGGCTTTAAGCAAGTGGTTTCAGATAAGGTGTTTTCGTTTACGGGGCATTACCAAGTGCACAAATTTACCTCGCACAATGCCTATGAGAATTTTCCGAGTAGTAAGAATAGCCAATTTTATTCCAATTACAAGGATTATGGCTATATCAAGCATATTCAGGACTATGCATATAAGCCAGGCTTACTGAAGGGGGATGAGGAGGTTCAAGGGGTTGTGCTGAAAGGGGTTAGCGAGGCATTTGATGAGGAGGCGTTTTCGGCTTCTTTGTCGGAGGGACGTTTTATCCACTTTGAAGAAGGAGGAACAGCGTCGAATGAGGTGGTGCTGAGCAGAAATATTGCCGATAAGCTAATGCTAGCGGTCGGGGATAAAGTGGTCATGTATTTTGTGCAGGATCCACCTCGGTATCGTAGATTTGACATTGTGGGGATTTATGAGACCTATTTGGAGGATTTTGACGATAAAATGATCATTGGGGATATCCAAACTATCCGCAATCTGAATGGCTGGGAGGATGATCAGGTAGGAGGTTTTGAGGTGTTTTTAAAGGACCCGAAGCAGATTGATGATAAAGAGGAAGCACTTTACGAAGTCATTGACTACGATCTCAAAGTCGATAAGGTCACCACCATGTTCATTCAGATTTTTGATTGGTTAAAGTTGCTGAATAATAATGTGTATGTGTTTTTAGGCCTGATCCTTTTTGTTGCGGCATTCAACATGATTGCGATTTTATTTATATTGATCATGGAGCGGACGCAAATGATCGGATTGTTGAAAGCAATCGGAAGTACCAATCGCCAAATTAGAAAGATTTTCGTTTGGAACGGCGTGCGTATTATTGGAAGGGGAATGCTGCTAGGAAACCTTATTGGCCTCGGCATTGCTTGGATTCAGAATTCCACTCATCTAATTTCGCTTGATCCGGCCAATTATTACATGAGCTATGTGCCTATTCAGTGGGACTGGCCCATTGTGATCGGCTTGAATGTCCTTATTTTATTAGTGACGACATTGGTCCTGTTTATTCCGGCCATGATGATCAGCAATGTCCAGCCCATTAAAGCCATTCGGTTTGATTAG